One stretch of Athene noctua chromosome 27, bAthNoc1.hap1.1, whole genome shotgun sequence DNA includes these proteins:
- the ATCAY gene encoding caytaxin isoform X2, whose product MGTTEATLRMENVDVKEEWQDEDFPRPLPEETGMESLGSPTEDENTSSPPNTLNFNGAHRKRKTLVAPEINISLDQSEGSILSDDFLDTPDDLDINVDDIETPDETDSLEFLGNGNELEWEDDTPVATAKNMPGDSADLFGDGGTEDGSATNGRLWRTVIIGEQEHRIDLQMIKPYMRVVTHGGYYGEGLNAIIVFAACYLPDSNLADYHYIMENLFLYVISSLELLVAEDYMIVYLNGATPRRRMPGLGWLKKCYQMIDRRLRKNLKALIIVHPSWFIRTVLAISRPFISVKFINKIQYVHSLEELEQLIPMEHVQIPDCVLQYEEERIKARKERAEEKQDMAEKERPVAPAEDQETSMS is encoded by the exons ATGGGAACCACAGAAGCCACTTTGCGGATGGAAAATGTGGATGTGAAGGAAGAATGGCAAGACGAGGACTTCCCCAG ACCTCTCCCAGAAGAGACAGGGATGGAGTCGCTGGGCAGCCCTACAGAAGACGAGAATACATCCT CTCCCCCAAATACTTTGAACTTTAATGGGGCGCATCGTAAGCGGAAGACACTTGTTGCACCCGAAATCAACATTTCCCTGGACCAGAGTGAAGGCTCCATTCTCTCCGATGACTTCTTGGACACACCAGATGACCTCGACATAAATGTGGACGATATTGAAACTCCTGATGAGACAGATTCCCTTGAATTCCTGGGAAACGGGAACGAACTGGAATGGGAAG ATGACACTCCTGTAGCCACAGCCAAGAACATGCCTGGGGACAGCGCAGACCTGTTTGGGGATGGTGGGACAGAAGATGGGAGTGCTACTAACGGACGGCTCTGGAGGACTGTCATCATTGGAGAGCAGGAGCACCGCATCGACCTCCAGATGATCAAACCCTACATGAGAGTGGTGACACACGGAG GATACTACGGAGAAGGTCTCAATGCCATCATTGTCTTTGCTGCCTGCTATCTGCCGGACAGTAACCTGGCCGATTACCACTACATCATGGAGAACCTCTTCCT GTACGTGATCAGTAGtctggagctgctggtggctgagGACTATATGATCGTGTACCTAAACGGAGCAACGCCCCGTAGGAGGATGCCAGGCCTCGGCTGGCTGAAGAAATGCTATCAGATGATAGACAGAAG GCTGCGTAAAAACCTCAAAGCATTGATAATCGTGCATCCTTCGTGGTTCATCCGGACAGTGCTGGCTATATCCAGACCCTTTATCAG TGTGAAGTTTATCAATAAGATCCAGTATGTTCACAGCCTGGAGGAACTGGAGCAGCTCATCCCAATGGAGCACGTACAGATCCCAGACTGTGTCTTACA ATATGAAGAAGAGAGGATCAAGGCCagaaaagaaag GGCAGAAGAGAAACAAGACATGGCTGAGAAGGAAAG GCCTGTGGCCCCAGCAGAGGATCAAGAAACCAG TATGTCATGA
- the ATCAY gene encoding caytaxin isoform X3, with protein MESLGSPTEDENTSSPPNTLNFNGAHRKRKTLVAPEINISLDQSEGSILSDDFLDTPDDLDINVDDIETPDETDSLEFLGNGNELEWEDDTPVATAKNMPGDSADLFGDGGTEDGSATNGRLWRTVIIGEQEHRIDLQMIKPYMRVVTHGGYYGEGLNAIIVFAACYLPDSNLADYHYIMENLFLYVISSLELLVAEDYMIVYLNGATPRRRMPGLGWLKKCYQMIDRRLRKNLKALIIVHPSWFIRTVLAISRPFISVKFINKIQYVHSLEELEQLIPMEHVQIPDCVLQYEEERIKARKERAEEKQDMAEKESRPVAPAEDQETSMS; from the exons ATGGAGTCGCTGGGCAGCCCTACAGAAGACGAGAATACATCCT CTCCCCCAAATACTTTGAACTTTAATGGGGCGCATCGTAAGCGGAAGACACTTGTTGCACCCGAAATCAACATTTCCCTGGACCAGAGTGAAGGCTCCATTCTCTCCGATGACTTCTTGGACACACCAGATGACCTCGACATAAATGTGGACGATATTGAAACTCCTGATGAGACAGATTCCCTTGAATTCCTGGGAAACGGGAACGAACTGGAATGGGAAG ATGACACTCCTGTAGCCACAGCCAAGAACATGCCTGGGGACAGCGCAGACCTGTTTGGGGATGGTGGGACAGAAGATGGGAGTGCTACTAACGGACGGCTCTGGAGGACTGTCATCATTGGAGAGCAGGAGCACCGCATCGACCTCCAGATGATCAAACCCTACATGAGAGTGGTGACACACGGAG GATACTACGGAGAAGGTCTCAATGCCATCATTGTCTTTGCTGCCTGCTATCTGCCGGACAGTAACCTGGCCGATTACCACTACATCATGGAGAACCTCTTCCT GTACGTGATCAGTAGtctggagctgctggtggctgagGACTATATGATCGTGTACCTAAACGGAGCAACGCCCCGTAGGAGGATGCCAGGCCTCGGCTGGCTGAAGAAATGCTATCAGATGATAGACAGAAG GCTGCGTAAAAACCTCAAAGCATTGATAATCGTGCATCCTTCGTGGTTCATCCGGACAGTGCTGGCTATATCCAGACCCTTTATCAG TGTGAAGTTTATCAATAAGATCCAGTATGTTCACAGCCTGGAGGAACTGGAGCAGCTCATCCCAATGGAGCACGTACAGATCCCAGACTGTGTCTTACA ATATGAAGAAGAGAGGATCAAGGCCagaaaagaaag GGCAGAAGAGAAACAAGACATGGCTGAGAAGGAAAG CAGGCCTGTGGCCCCAGCAGAGGATCAAGAAACCAG TATGTCATGA
- the ATCAY gene encoding caytaxin isoform X1, whose amino-acid sequence MGTTEATLRMENVDVKEEWQDEDFPRPLPEETGMESLGSPTEDENTSSPPNTLNFNGAHRKRKTLVAPEINISLDQSEGSILSDDFLDTPDDLDINVDDIETPDETDSLEFLGNGNELEWEDDTPVATAKNMPGDSADLFGDGGTEDGSATNGRLWRTVIIGEQEHRIDLQMIKPYMRVVTHGGYYGEGLNAIIVFAACYLPDSNLADYHYIMENLFLYVISSLELLVAEDYMIVYLNGATPRRRMPGLGWLKKCYQMIDRRLRKNLKALIIVHPSWFIRTVLAISRPFISVKFINKIQYVHSLEELEQLIPMEHVQIPDCVLQYEEERIKARKERAEEKQDMAEKESRPVAPAEDQETSMS is encoded by the exons ATGGGAACCACAGAAGCCACTTTGCGGATGGAAAATGTGGATGTGAAGGAAGAATGGCAAGACGAGGACTTCCCCAG ACCTCTCCCAGAAGAGACAGGGATGGAGTCGCTGGGCAGCCCTACAGAAGACGAGAATACATCCT CTCCCCCAAATACTTTGAACTTTAATGGGGCGCATCGTAAGCGGAAGACACTTGTTGCACCCGAAATCAACATTTCCCTGGACCAGAGTGAAGGCTCCATTCTCTCCGATGACTTCTTGGACACACCAGATGACCTCGACATAAATGTGGACGATATTGAAACTCCTGATGAGACAGATTCCCTTGAATTCCTGGGAAACGGGAACGAACTGGAATGGGAAG ATGACACTCCTGTAGCCACAGCCAAGAACATGCCTGGGGACAGCGCAGACCTGTTTGGGGATGGTGGGACAGAAGATGGGAGTGCTACTAACGGACGGCTCTGGAGGACTGTCATCATTGGAGAGCAGGAGCACCGCATCGACCTCCAGATGATCAAACCCTACATGAGAGTGGTGACACACGGAG GATACTACGGAGAAGGTCTCAATGCCATCATTGTCTTTGCTGCCTGCTATCTGCCGGACAGTAACCTGGCCGATTACCACTACATCATGGAGAACCTCTTCCT GTACGTGATCAGTAGtctggagctgctggtggctgagGACTATATGATCGTGTACCTAAACGGAGCAACGCCCCGTAGGAGGATGCCAGGCCTCGGCTGGCTGAAGAAATGCTATCAGATGATAGACAGAAG GCTGCGTAAAAACCTCAAAGCATTGATAATCGTGCATCCTTCGTGGTTCATCCGGACAGTGCTGGCTATATCCAGACCCTTTATCAG TGTGAAGTTTATCAATAAGATCCAGTATGTTCACAGCCTGGAGGAACTGGAGCAGCTCATCCCAATGGAGCACGTACAGATCCCAGACTGTGTCTTACA ATATGAAGAAGAGAGGATCAAGGCCagaaaagaaag GGCAGAAGAGAAACAAGACATGGCTGAGAAGGAAAG CAGGCCTGTGGCCCCAGCAGAGGATCAAGAAACCAG TATGTCATGA